A portion of the Anoplopoma fimbria isolate UVic2021 breed Golden Eagle Sablefish chromosome 15, Afim_UVic_2022, whole genome shotgun sequence genome contains these proteins:
- the acvr1l gene encoding activin receptor type-1: MALCSIHLLLLLILQALKTSAEGSDGKLECLCETPQSLQATKCHGTRCFSSVKVSSSGVVFEHGCLEGLDKIRLHCSTAPSFHQAIFCCSQEMCNGNTTRSSLMSLLPTAPEGEPVRYRVETLALFVLGPVVVLALLSVVSVLACRRLHHGRLQRLQEFDTEQGAIDGLITSNVGDSTLAELLAHSCTSGSGSGLPFLVQRTVARQISLMECVGKGRYGEVWRGQWQGENVAVKIFSSRDEKSWFRETEIYNTVLLRHENILGFMASDMTSRNSSTQLWLITHYHENGSLYDYLQRVAVETSEGLAMAVSIAGGLVHLHTEIFGTEGKPAIAHRDLKSKNILVTKELRCCIADLGLAVTHSQADNLLDVGNNPKVGTKRYMAPEVLDETIQTDCFDAYKRVDIWAFGLVLWEIARRTYSNGIVEEYKPPFYDQVPNDPSFEDMRKVVCVEQQRPFIPNRWFSDPTLSALVKLMKECWYQNPSARLTALRIKKTLDKIHSSLEKGKES, from the exons ATGGCTCTCTGCAGTATCCACCTCCTTCTACTGCTCATTCTGCAGGCCCTGAAGACATCAGCTGAGGGCTCAG ATGGGAAGTTGGAGTGTCTGTGTGAAACCCCTCAATCCCTCCAGGCCACCAAGTGCCACGGTACTCGGTGCTTTTCCTCTGTCAAAGTCAGCAGCAGTGGAGTGGTGTTCGAGCATGGCTGCCTGGAGGGGCTTGACAAAATCCGTTTGCATTGCTCCACTGCTCCGTCTTTCCACCAGGCCATTTTCTGCTGCTCCCAGGAAATGTGCAACGGCAACACCACCAGGAGTTCGCTGATGTCTCTGCTTCCAACAG CCCCAGAAGGCGAGCCAGTTCGGTATCGTGTGGAGACCTTAGCTCTTTTCGTTCTTGGTCCGGTGGTGGTTCTGGCTCTGCTGTCTGTAGTGTCAGTTTTGGCCTGCAGGAGGCTCCATCACGGCCGTCTGCAGAGGCTGCAGGAGTTTGACACTGAACAGGGAGCCATAGACGGCCTCATCACCTCCAATGTGGGAGACAGCACTTTAGCG GAACTGTTGGCCCACTCGTGTACATCGGGCAGTGGTTCAGGTCTTCCCTTCCTTGTACAGAGAACCGTGGCCAGGCAGATCAGCCTGATGGAGTGTGTAG GCAAAGGGAGGTATGGAGAGGTGTGGCGGGGACAGTGGCAGGGGGAGAACGTAGCTGTAAAAATCTTCTCCTCAAGAGATGAGAAGTCCTGgttcagagaaacagagatcTACAACACTGTGCTGCTGAGGCATGAAAACATACTGG GCTTCATGGCGTCCGACATGACTTCCCGCAACTCCAGCACCCAGCTGTGGCTAATCACTCATTACCATGAGAATGGTTCGCTTTATGACTACTTGCAACGAGTTGCCGTGGAGACGTCAGAGGGCTTGGCGATGGCGGTGTCGATAGCTGGCGGCCTTGTGCACTTACACACAGAGATCTTTGGCACAGAGGGGAAACCGGCCATCGCACACCGGGACCTGAAGAGCAAAAACATCCTGGTCACTAAGGAGCTGCGCTGCTGCATCGCAGACCTGG GGCTGGCTGTGACCCACTCCCAGGCAGACAACCTGCTGGATGTTGGCAACAATCCGAAGGTTGGTACCAAGCGCTACATGGCACCTGAAGTGCTGGACGAGACCATTCAGACAGACTGCTTTGATGCCTATAAGAGAGTGGACATCTGGGCCTTTGGGTTGGTGCTGTGGGAGATAGCAAGACGCACATACAGCAATG GTATTGTTGAGGAGTACAAGCCTCCGTTCTACGATCAGGTGCCAAATGACCCGAGCTTCGAGGACATGAGGAaggtggtgtgtgtggagcagcagAGGCCTTTCATTCCTAATCGTTGGTTCTCTGACCCT ACTCTCTCTGCTCTGGTGAAACTGATGAAGGAGTGTTGGTACCAGAACCCCTCTGCAAGACTTACAGCACTGCGTATAAAGAAAACCCTAGACAAGATTCACAGCTCTCTGGAGAAAGGCAAGGAGTCATGA